From the Candidatus Methylacidiphilales bacterium genome, one window contains:
- a CDS encoding SLC13 family permease, with the protein MCGYNQQILPAGVKLLVKVAVSLIMGIAIALVLPPSFTMAQRIMAGIFVGAACLWITEALPPFATAIGAIVACVFGLGAPQGAMSGGGAKGYLVFLEPLVDPVIFLFLGGCIMALAVEKNGLDRWMARWFLLPFAKTERTFLLGVVLVTGLFSMFMSNTATTLMMLTLIKPMLEATKENRPLASATVMAVAFAANIGGMGTIVGSPPNAIAVAMLERRSVQISFAEWMSLGVPLSLILLLGLWFIVSRSVRGSADGARRQLTALIQKAIAEDAKEGALWSRMWVGAVFLATVALWITESLHGW; encoded by the coding sequence ATGTGTGGCTATAATCAGCAGATTCTGCCTGCAGGTGTGAAACTGTTGGTGAAGGTTGCTGTGTCGCTAATCATGGGGATCGCCATCGCGCTGGTGTTGCCGCCTAGTTTTACTATGGCTCAAAGGATAATGGCTGGGATCTTTGTGGGGGCAGCATGCCTCTGGATCACGGAAGCGTTGCCTCCCTTTGCAACGGCCATCGGTGCAATTGTAGCGTGTGTCTTTGGGTTGGGCGCGCCTCAAGGTGCAATGTCGGGAGGTGGGGCTAAGGGATATCTTGTTTTTCTTGAACCATTGGTAGACCCGGTGATTTTTTTGTTTCTGGGAGGCTGCATTATGGCGCTAGCTGTTGAAAAAAATGGGCTCGACCGATGGATGGCTCGGTGGTTTTTGTTGCCTTTTGCTAAGACGGAGCGCACGTTTCTGCTGGGGGTTGTGTTGGTCACAGGACTTTTTTCAATGTTTATGTCGAATACTGCGACGACGTTGATGATGCTGACGTTGATCAAGCCTATGTTGGAGGCGACTAAAGAGAATAGACCTTTAGCTTCGGCCACGGTGATGGCAGTGGCTTTTGCAGCTAATATTGGGGGCATGGGGACGATTGTGGGCAGCCCGCCAAATGCGATTGCGGTTGCCATGCTCGAGAGACGCAGCGTGCAAATTTCGTTTGCGGAGTGGATGAGCCTTGGCGTGCCATTGAGTCTGATATTGCTTCTTGGGCTTTGGTTCATCGTCTCCAGATCGGTGCGAGGCTCTGCTGATGGGGCGAGGAGACAGTTGACTGCGCTAATTCAAAAAGCAATCGCTGAAGATGCGAAAGAAGGTGCCTTGTGGTCACGGATGTGGGTGGGGGCTGTCTTTCTGGCGACAGTTGCCCTCTGGATTACCGAGAGCCTGCACGGCTGGAA